ACAATCGGGTAGAATGCCGAGATTGTGTAGAGTTGCTGATTCATCCGTTAAACGCCGGTCGTCGAGATACAGATGCTGATCGAACGGCGCGACTGAAAACAGTTTCATCAGTTGCAGTTTTAAATCTCGTAACGTTAAATTCGACGATACGATCACTTCTTTCTCGCCGCGTACTTTCCGATGTCGAGAACTACGACGAATGTTGCCGGCGGACGCATTGTTGACGTCAAGCGGCGACGAATCCGTATCCATTTTACGTCTCTTCGCCGGAATACCGAGTTGAAATTCGGCCGTGTCGTCCGGTGTTAACGTAGAATGAACGGTATGTTTATTACTGGTGTCGGTATCATTGAGAACTTTCTGGATGAAAATGCGTTTATTCGTGAAATCTCGTTTTGAAAGTTCTTCGGCGTTTATTCGAGTTGCGATACACTCTccgcatgtctctgtaacagTGTGAAGAGAATGTCATATATTTCTGGTTAAAGCCACATTTAACATTAGACTTTATTCACTGAAGTCACAGTGATGTCATTCACAGGCATCATACGGTCCGTCAAAATAGCAGTCAATCATGAGTTTAATTCAGAAAGCTTTTGACAGAGACATAACGACATGCTGTGACATCACCTAAATAAGATCTAATAGACTGAACTCGGGGTAATCAGTATATGGCAGTGGCACATATGCGGATGGtatccatcttgaatttctcatTCGATCCTAAAATAGGGATGTTGTCACTCTTCTGGATGTGATGAGTTGACTGTATGTCTATTAGGAGTATCCCTTCACAAACCTACCACACATGTAGGGAATGAAATAGAGGGCTTGATTCAATGGAACTGCGGATATAGTTCGATGGTTGGTCACATTTACATAATTCTTATTGGGCCAATCAAACACCCAAAGACCCACATCTTTTCTAAAACTGCTTACATTAATAGATGAAACTCACCAGGGTCTGTTACTACTGTTACAGATCCGTTATCCCGTATCGCTAACAATGAGATGGTTTTATCAACGGAAACCTGACGTTCTAGTATTTTCCATTCAGTTTCATACAGAAAACACATTCtgtaaaataagaaataacaatatagagaCCTGAAACCAGCGAGCTTTTAAACAGGGTGAACGAAAACAGTACTTGAATCATGCAACAATCAATCATCCAAATATAGAATAGACAAGGCAACTGAAGTGAAATAATAGAGAATCGCGACTGGAAATCTGGAAATGTTTGTGATTATAGGAAACTACAGCTTATGATACAAATTTAAAGACATTTTGAAGAGGAATTAAACAGGCTTCCAAAATTACTACGACCCACGTGGTTCCATGACAATCACGCAAGAAGATTTCCGCAAGTTTGATTATAACTTTCGGAGTTCAAAACAGTGATCTGGCACTAGTTATAACTTACTGCTGTACATTTGGCAAGTCATGGTTTGGCTGCATAGGATCTGCTATCAGTTTAGCGTGCGAGCAGAGTAACACTTCATTTATCACAGACAAAACTGGATCGCAACGACTTGGATTCCTAAAACAGAACAGATGATAATTTGTAAAGCATGTTGTCTAGGGTAGATgcacgtataaaccaaatatctaGACAAACTCCATCTACGGATGATTGTTCGGACACCTGCAGCGACTAAAGGCCTTAGTTGGCTAAAAATGATTCTTTTTTCGAGATTTCAATGATGAATCTGATGACTTACTTAAGGAACTTGCGCCACTGGTCGATGAACGATTTTGTGACTATGTACAACTGATCAACGGAGGTGTTCAAGTTGGGTCGACCTCGATTGTGGAACAAGTCGGATAATTCAGCTTTCATTTCACCAGCTATTTGAATGTGACACTCGCGAAGAGCAGCTTCTTCCATATCGCAATCCTGAAGATCATAAACACAATCATTGTTAAAACGACAAAACAACACAATCATACGAATATCATACAATCATCTTATAAATGTTTTAATAGTACATTGCTCCCATAATTACagcaaaattcccaagtttttcccaagtatttcatgggtgatttttcaattttccaaaacGAATAATCTATACTAACCTGACATAATTTGcaaacattatcattattcgtAAATTGTGGAGCAGCtggaaaataaacatttaatcGCGTCCAGACTTCCAATGAAACCAGACGACGACAGTTCGTATCTGACGTTAGATTTCCTGAAGAAGATAGAATTAGTTGTGtaataaacaaaattaactgttAGAATAAAAAAATCTCGCTATTGATGTATATCTTGAAATCTTTAATCCCCATCGATATCATATCAATAATAGTAGCTGCTTACTGTGGATACAAAGAAGATCTTCATTAAATGCGATTTCATTCCCGACTTCCTCCGCACTCTTTTGCACCTCCTTAGCGACACAACCATCTTCAACAGATTTCCCATTTTCAGTTCCGAGATCACTAGATGAATGCGCGACTGTCTCAATCGCTCGATTAGTTTGATCATTTTCTAGCAAACAGGATTTTGATTCTAACGTTTTATCACAGGTACTGCTCGGTTGAGTCGTAGTAAGCTCTTGATGCACATCAGGaccatcatctgaaatatctatcatatCGAATTATAACTTTTCTGAGCCTCACAGGTCtttttctcgagtattttcAAGAGCTATCGCCAGCAATATAAGTGTGCTAGTACATAGGCGTTTATTGATTAGTAGAAGACTGTCTGCTTTCATTATAGTTCATATCCAGTTGTATAGGCATCACCACAAACACgcatcatcaaaaataagtAAACACCATCAGGTATAGGGCGTGTGCACCTAGgagtgaaagggttaaacaggTACAGGGCGTGTGCACCTAGgagtgaaagggttaaacaggTACAGGACGTGTGCACCTAGgagtgaaagggttaaacagtATACAATCAGGGATGTTGATGAATCATTTTACTAACCTTTTTTACCATTAACTTCAAATTCAGAAGATACATTCTCCGATGCCAATTTCTTCCACTGTCGCAGGGACATCTTACCAACCCAATATTGTGCCTcactataaaatatatatatttgtgttTTCACTTACTGTTTTCTTTGAGTGaagaaatccaagaaattAGTCACATGTATCAGGCCAATATTTAGTGCTTATATACAGTGTTATATACAACTTGTAAAATTGGCCAAAAATGCCACTAGaaagccatcttgaatttgatATCTTCAAGAATAGGCAATAACTGAAATGCCATTAACTATTTGCTCATCTGGTTGaggattaaaaagaaattctgaACGTGTGGCATGAAGTAAATCATTACTGTACGACAGTCGTGTGTACCTTGGATCAACATCAGCTTTTAATGCTCCGTTGAAGAAAAGTTGATCTTCAGCAATGCGCACTTTGAGGCGAATTGAATGACATCTCTGACGTACACAATCCCAACACAACGATTCACTGTTTAATATAAAATAGGTCGTTTAATTCTTTAATTCGATGCTAAGGTCTGCCTTCTATCTATGATAAAATAACggttaaatcatttttattttaaataaTAGATCAACGTTATTCATTTCAAGTTATCGTGACAttgattactgaaatcaaagaGGGAACAAAAGCTCTACTTGATCTTTTTGAATTAAGTTCAGTAGAAAGGTTTGCAAAAAGCAAATATGGAAAGATTGGTATTCGCACTGACCTGTCTAACCGTGGACCGATGCTTTTATGCTTGGCATATATGAGATCTGCCTGAAAAAATGACAAATTATAGCGTAAGTTTTGCATCAAGCGTCAGGAGTGAATAATAACCATTAACAATTCATATAACATACAGCTTGTTTATTGATCCACTTCAGTTTTCCCACCTTATCCGGATCCAATCTGAttaaaaacagtttaaattcttaaattctcctatatttttcatatcgacTCATCATGAGAATATACATTTCCGCCGACAACATACATACTTGTTGTGGATGCAAAGGAAttctatattttgaatagtttTAAGCGTGATGGTGTCCGCTAAAAATTTACTCAGCCAGTCCTGACTTATCCATTCACCACTAGCATCTATAAATATCGAAATAATTGATCTGTAACATGATTCATCACTACTTTGCGCTGGTAGACATCTTACCACACAGCCCCATCAAATTTATAATCAGCACATAAGAACTTAGGTAAGAATGTCATAGATAACTTATGCAAGTTATGAGAAATCTATCCATGTCTCCTTAAAATCCCCCAAACACACGGGGTAAGATCGGAAGTTGATATAACGCAAACTTACCATCTTGAGGCTGCatcaaatcaaacaatttcctCATTTcttcctgttttattttaccacaggaaatattttcatcctaAAATGAAAACGAATTCATTCGAATGTGTGAAATGTTATGAATAAAACTGCAAAACTTACAAAGGGCGTTGTGTCATCTTAATTTGACGTTGAGA
This Tubulanus polymorphus chromosome 7, tnTubPoly1.2, whole genome shotgun sequence DNA region includes the following protein-coding sequences:
- the LOC141908578 gene encoding ubiquitin carboxyl-terminal hydrolase 48-like, with translation MAPSKDKPIQREKQAWEWAKSTEPENISEQHVLTAYRLTVSSCTHVTNRRNCRGNPKCLLGIGERDWLQDRPDSSWHDIEDPELERRSQGSFVGLKNLGATCYVNTLLQVWFHNIEFRAVIYKYYDKPTASLCPAATLYPAATLCPAATVCPAASVYPGSTSELNLPTSILGNLQYVFALLQDSKRRFIDPTPFIQSMGLNTTQQQDAQEFSKLFMSLLQETLQCQADPELQNFVQSQFCGEYAYFTQCQTCKSVKLRPSNFYELDLNIKGHKDINQCLGEFLREEKLEDDNRYMCETCCKKQNAVRKIVLKQLPKILNLQLLRFVFDRNTGQKKKLSNFIQFPEELDMGIYITDSDKAGQYVYELQAVLIHRGPTAYSGHYIAHIRAADKLKSWYKFNDEDIEKMKGKDLHLGCEDEIQIIDDDSAVSMTASAESTSTKGKKQKVPKGCHTSKNAYMLVYKLRNSDNSARYEEAIEPILPQRLQELVARDNVKFEEWIKEMVKMRDENISCGKIKQEEMRKLFDLMQPQDDASGEWISQDWLSKFLADTITLKTIQNIEFLCIHNKLDPDKVGKLKWINKQAADLIYAKHKSIGPRLDSESLCWDCVRQRCHSIRLKVRIAEDQLFFNGALKADVDPSEAQYWVGKMSLRQWKKLASENVSSEFEVNGKKDISDDGPDVHQELTTTQPSSTCDKTLESKSCLLENDQTNRAIETVAHSSSDLGTENGKSVEDGCVAKEVQKSAEEVGNEIAFNEDLLCIHRNLTSDTNCRRLVSLEVWTRLNVYFPAAPQFTNNDNVCKLCQDCDMEEAALRECHIQIAGEMKAELSDLFHNRGRPNLNTSVDQLYIVTKSFIDQWRKFLKNPSRCDPVLSVINEVLLCSHAKLIADPMQPNHDLPNVQQMCFLYETEWKILERQVSVDKTISLLAIRDNGSVTVVTDPETCGECIATRINAEELSKRDFTNKRIFIQKVLNDTDTSNKHTVHSTLTPDDTAEFQLGIPAKRRKMDTDSSPLDVNNASAGNIRRSSRHRKVRGEKEVIVSSNLTLRDLKLQLMKLFSVAPFDQHLYLDDRRLTDESATLHNLGILPDCVLKLKVDEPTETALLYADVITSTQPEEGFKGTGLITTSTS